A genomic window from Candidatus Thermoplasmatota archaeon includes:
- a CDS encoding ABC transporter ATP-binding protein, protein MLKIENLSIKVGGKDILRGINLEIKNAEVHALLGPNASGKSTLAQVIMGFPDYKITEGKINFKGEDITNLLIDERSKLGISLAFQHPPIIKGVTLSKLLEKISRQTTDIKEFSINPDILEREINVGFSGGERKLSEIIQIISLSPSFVIFDELDAGLDIERLERLALVIKDKLLDSNVSLLLITHRGDILRFIRPDVAHVMLDGEIVCSSKKREEVWNVIRRDGYERCKECKKRKLFSN, encoded by the coding sequence ATGCTGAAAATAGAGAATTTATCAATAAAGGTAGGTGGCAAAGATATCTTGAGGGGCATTAACCTAGAGATTAAAAATGCAGAAGTACATGCATTGTTAGGTCCAAATGCTTCGGGAAAATCTACTTTGGCTCAGGTCATAATGGGATTCCCAGATTATAAAATCACAGAAGGAAAAATAAACTTTAAAGGAGAAGATATAACGAATTTATTAATAGATGAAAGATCGAAGTTGGGGATATCTTTAGCCTTCCAGCATCCTCCCATCATAAAAGGAGTGACATTATCTAAACTCTTGGAGAAAATCTCCAGACAGACGACAGACATAAAAGAATTCTCAATAAACCCAGATATTTTGGAAAGGGAAATAAACGTCGGTTTTTCTGGTGGAGAAAGAAAATTATCAGAAATAATACAGATAATAAGTTTATCTCCAAGTTTTGTCATTTTTGATGAGTTAGATGCCGGACTTGATATAGAAAGACTTGAGAGATTAGCATTGGTTATAAAGGATAAATTACTTGACAGTAATGTTTCGCTCCTTTTGATCACACACAGAGGTGACATACTTCGTTTCATTAGGCCAGATGTGGCTCATGTTATGCTCGATGGGGAAATCGTATGCTCTTCCAAGAAGCGGGAGGAGGTATGGAATGTGATTAGGAGAGATGGATATGAAAGATGTAAGGAGTGCAAAAAGCGTAA
- a CDS encoding helix-turn-helix domain-containing protein, whose translation MNKMGDILSKISKGKTIDDVAKELGMRKSTVRAMIESMIHLGYIEEVIRRTGCSLCPMKCSSQSSDSKTKMYVITREGNGMYQRLLNEEYSKREIR comes from the coding sequence ATGAATAAAATGGGAGATATCCTATCAAAAATAAGTAAGGGAAAAACAATTGATGATGTTGCTAAGGAGCTGGGTATGAGGAAGTCTACCGTCCGAGCGATGATAGAGTCAATGATACATTTGGGTTATATAGAAGAGGTTATCCGTAGAACTGGTTGTAGTTTGTGTCCAATGAAATGTAGTTCCCAATCATCAGATTCAAAAACCAAGATGTACGTAATAACGAGAGAAGGGAATGGAATGTATCAAAGGCTCTTAAATGAAGAATACTCAAAACGAGAAATAAGATGA
- a CDS encoding FeoA family protein, with protein sequence MRKKLSEMSPGEEGIVNSIEGGLREKVAGMGIRVSKKIKLAAKQPVKGPIVVTVDGSAISVGVGIANKIIIEVEK encoded by the coding sequence ATGAGAAAAAAGTTATCTGAAATGAGTCCTGGGGAAGAAGGTATTGTAAATAGCATAGAAGGGGGATTAAGAGAGAAAGTAGCTGGAATGGGCATCAGAGTGAGTAAAAAAATTAAGCTGGCTGCAAAACAGCCCGTAAAAGGTCCTATTGTCGTTACAGTGGACGGGTCCGCCATCTCTGTGGGAGTGGGAATTGCAAATAAAATTATAATAGAGGTGGAAAAATGA
- a CDS encoding FeoB small GTPase domain-containing protein — MRILLMGHPNVGKSVVFNRLTGANVTESNYPGTTVDFTKGYTRLRGEDVEVIDVPGTFSLEPKDKAEEVAVKMLRENRDSVIICVIDSTKIERGLYLALEIIEEGYTVVIALNMWDVAEDKNIQIDVNELQHILGVPIVPTIAISGRGVKELVSKIKEASLVEVGEIIRKVGGEIQ; from the coding sequence ATGAGGATTTTGCTTATGGGTCACCCAAACGTGGGTAAAAGTGTTGTTTTCAACCGCTTAACAGGAGCAAATGTCACGGAGTCAAATTATCCTGGTACAACAGTGGATTTTACAAAAGGGTATACGCGACTAAGAGGAGAGGATGTGGAAGTCATTGATGTCCCCGGCACTTTTTCTTTGGAGCCTAAAGATAAAGCAGAAGAAGTTGCGGTAAAAATGCTTAGAGAGAATAGGGACTCTGTTATTATATGCGTGATTGATTCTACAAAAATAGAGCGAGGGCTTTACCTCGCTCTTGAAATTATCGAGGAGGGTTACACTGTCGTAATTGCATTGAATATGTGGGATGTTGCAGAGGATAAGAATATACAGATTGATGTGAATGAATTGCAGCATATCCTTGGCGTTCCAATAGTTCCCACGATAGCGATAAGTGGCAGGGGAGTCAAAGAATTGGTATCGAAGATAAAGGAAGCGTCATTGGTTGAGGTTGGGGAAATAATCAGAAAAGTAGGTGGTGAAATACAATGA
- a CDS encoding nucleoside recognition domain-containing protein: MKLTVDERWDLIDKISKKTVKFGEYRHTLKDAIAEITVKPLTGIPIAIAVLYGFWAFFGAFAGFFTDGFFVKIFDGHWLPWLQEVWPTASDGWIHYIFVGDPAADNCFEAFGMLTSGLFVAIGVVLPAIIAFYLFLIILEDSGYMPRLAVLIDTVLHKIGLHGFAIVPMILSLGCNVPAVTATRTLETKKQRFMMMTLLAIFIPCGAQLGIMLEVIPRYVGFVMLYLLMGYFIFGFILNKIIPGKSPEMLLDVPPYQKPMARNVGRKLWTRTKSFFTTAIPFVLLGVVIVNVLYLAGIIDRLANALEPLLSGWFGVPKETVGPLIAAFLRKDLAVAQLSAIEMTTYQLVTSVVLVSLYFPCVATFAMIIKEGREGGWKGVAQVLFGNLTTLAAVVFLYGGLLHFVWIILGVA; the protein is encoded by the coding sequence ATGAAACTTACAGTTGATGAAAGATGGGATCTTATTGATAAAATATCTAAAAAAACCGTGAAGTTCGGTGAATATAGGCATACTTTGAAGGATGCTATCGCTGAGATCACTGTTAAACCTCTGACAGGCATACCTATTGCTATTGCAGTTCTGTATGGATTCTGGGCATTTTTCGGTGCATTTGCAGGTTTCTTTACCGACGGATTCTTTGTTAAAATATTTGATGGGCATTGGCTGCCTTGGTTGCAGGAGGTATGGCCGACAGCCAGCGATGGTTGGATTCACTATATCTTTGTTGGCGACCCGGCAGCAGACAATTGTTTCGAAGCTTTTGGGATGCTTACCAGTGGTCTTTTCGTGGCGATAGGCGTTGTTCTGCCTGCGATAATTGCATTCTATCTATTCCTGATCATTTTAGAAGATAGTGGCTATATGCCTAGACTGGCGGTGCTCATTGATACGGTATTGCATAAAATAGGATTGCACGGTTTCGCGATAGTGCCTATGATTCTTTCCCTTGGGTGCAATGTGCCGGCGGTGACAGCTACTCGAACACTGGAAACAAAAAAGCAACGTTTCATGATGATGACATTACTGGCAATATTTATTCCCTGTGGCGCTCAGCTTGGTATAATGTTGGAGGTGATCCCAAGATATGTTGGCTTTGTTATGCTCTATCTGTTGATGGGATACTTCATATTTGGTTTCATTCTTAACAAGATTATACCCGGGAAATCTCCTGAAATGCTGTTGGATGTTCCTCCTTATCAAAAACCAATGGCAAGAAATGTAGGAAGAAAATTGTGGACGAGAACAAAAAGCTTCTTTACAACCGCAATCCCATTCGTTTTATTGGGTGTAGTGATTGTCAATGTATTGTATCTAGCAGGTATTATAGATCGGCTGGCTAATGCCCTGGAGCCTTTGTTATCGGGATGGTTTGGCGTGCCAAAAGAAACTGTAGGGCCACTAATAGCAGCGTTTCTGAGAAAGGATCTAGCTGTTGCACAGCTCTCTGCTATTGAAATGACAACGTATCAATTGGTTACCTCGGTTGTGCTTGTCAGCCTTTACTTTCCATGTGTTGCAACCTTCGCTATGATTATTAAAGAAGGTAGAGAAGGCGGATGGAAAGGCGTGGCGCAAGTGCTATTCGGCAACCTAACAACCCTTGCAGCAGTGGTCTTCTTGTACGGTGGGCTACTTCATTTTGTATGGATAATACTAGGGGTGGCATAA
- the pyrI gene encoding aspartate carbamoyltransferase regulatory subunit yields the protein MKELKVQPIKNGTVIDHITPGYALKVLKILKISEGAGGSIISVVMNVEGKGGKKDIVKIENRELKSHEVDKIALIAPNATINIIRDYEVADKHRVIIPDEIVGIVKCANPNCISNSNEPVKPRFVVKSREPLRIKCFYCEREPEDISSGIIWSG from the coding sequence ATGAAGGAATTAAAAGTTCAGCCAATAAAAAACGGAACCGTAATTGACCACATCACCCCGGGATACGCTCTCAAAGTTCTGAAAATCCTAAAAATCTCGGAAGGCGCTGGTGGTTCCATAATCAGTGTTGTGATGAACGTAGAGGGCAAGGGAGGAAAAAAGGATATCGTGAAAATTGAGAATAGAGAACTGAAAAGCCATGAGGTGGATAAAATAGCGTTGATTGCCCCGAACGCAACGATAAATATCATCAGAGATTATGAAGTGGCGGATAAACACCGGGTCATCATTCCAGATGAAATTGTCGGAATTGTGAAATGTGCGAACCCGAATTGCATATCAAACTCTAATGAGCCCGTCAAGCCCCGCTTCGTTGTCAAAAGTAGAGAGCCGCTCCGTATCAAATGTTTTTATTGCGAAAGAGAGCCTGAAGACATATCCTCGGGAATAATCTGGTCAGGCTAA
- the pyrB gene encoding aspartate carbamoyltransferase, with product MNFKGRDIVSIKDLTKEEILHILNVAESMATIAQGKEKSNLLEGEIMASLFFEPSTRTRLSFETAMKRLGGDVIGFAQPGATSMQKGESLADTIRTAESYCDIIVMRHPHEGSARMAAEFASVPIINGGDGAGHHPTQCLLDLFTIKKEKGDIENNKVALIGDLKYGRTIHSLAYALALFKAEIMFIAPEQLQIPSEVVEECEGLGAKISFETDLEKVVGDIDVFYITRIQRERFPDPEEYNKVVGIYRIDNKMLENAKDNAIVMHPLPRVYEIDPEVDGTKYASYFRQAFNGVPVRMALISLVLGGEE from the coding sequence ATGAATTTCAAGGGCAGGGATATAGTTTCCATAAAAGATTTGACGAAAGAAGAGATATTGCATATCTTGAATGTTGCCGAAAGCATGGCCACAATTGCCCAGGGGAAAGAGAAAAGTAACTTGCTGGAAGGGGAAATAATGGCATCTCTTTTCTTTGAGCCCTCGACGAGAACACGCCTTTCATTTGAGACGGCAATGAAGCGACTTGGGGGCGATGTTATAGGATTCGCTCAGCCGGGGGCGACATCTATGCAGAAGGGCGAGAGTCTTGCAGATACAATAAGAACTGCAGAAAGTTATTGCGATATTATCGTCATGCGCCATCCCCATGAAGGCTCGGCTCGAATGGCTGCGGAATTTGCATCTGTACCCATTATAAACGGCGGGGACGGGGCCGGCCATCATCCGACTCAATGTTTACTGGATTTATTTACCATAAAAAAGGAAAAAGGAGACATAGAAAACAACAAAGTGGCGCTTATAGGGGACCTGAAGTATGGAAGGACGATTCATTCCCTTGCATATGCCCTGGCTTTATTCAAGGCAGAGATAATGTTCATTGCCCCGGAACAGTTACAGATACCTTCTGAAGTAGTGGAAGAATGTGAGGGGTTGGGCGCAAAAATATCATTTGAAACCGATCTGGAAAAAGTTGTAGGAGATATTGATGTTTTTTATATCACAAGGATACAGAGAGAGCGTTTCCCCGATCCAGAGGAATATAACAAAGTAGTGGGAATATACAGGATAGACAATAAAATGCTGGAAAATGCAAAGGATAATGCGATAGTGATGCATCCCCTTCCGAGAGTGTATGAAATAGACCCAGAGGTAGACGGGACGAAATATGCATCCTATTTCCGGCAGGCTTTTAATGGGGTGCCCGTAAGAATGGCTTTAATATCTCTAGTTTTAGGGGGTGAAGAATGA
- a CDS encoding FeoA family protein, whose amino-acid sequence MELAQLKPGELAKIIAIEGRHGLRQRLALMGVSEGSFVRAISCQGPITIEVDRNVVSIGRGMAKKIRVIGCKHEKKVI is encoded by the coding sequence ATGGAGCTCGCACAACTAAAACCAGGCGAACTGGCGAAAATCATTGCAATAGAGGGAAGACATGGTCTCAGACAGAGATTGGCTCTGATGGGCGTATCCGAAGGTAGCTTTGTTAGAGCGATTTCTTGTCAAGGACCTATCACCATTGAGGTTGATAGGAATGTAGTTTCTATTGGTCGGGGTATGGCAAAAAAAATTAGGGTAATAGGGTGTAAACATGAGAAAAAAGTTATCTGA